GAAACCATACCTCTAATTAGTAGAACAAAATATGATGAGGTGTGGTAATGGATAAAAGTGCGGACAAGGTTAGTGTATGGTGCATTGTTAGTCTGGCTTCAATTCCTCTTATTATGACGCTAGGGAATTCTATGCTCATACCCGTGCTTCCTTTATTGGAAGATAAAGTGGGGATTACATCGTTTCAATCGAGTATGATTATTACCAGTTACTCGGTGGCGGCTATTTTTCTTATCCCAGTAGCCGGATATTTATCAGACCGTTTCGGACGGAAAATGGTGATATTGCCAAGTTTAGTCTTTGCATTGATCGGGGGTCTGATTGCGGGATTTGCTTCGTGGAAGATGGATGACCCGTATATGATGATTATTATTGGTCGGGTATTACAAGGTATAGGAGCAGCCGGCGCCATGCCAATCGTGCTACCGCTTGTGGGTGACTTATATAAAGATGATGGTGAAAAAAGCAGTAAGTGTTTAGGAATTATTGAAACGTCAAACACGTTTGGAAAAGTATTAGCTCCTATCTTAGGCTCAGCATTTGCCGCTATATTATGGTTCCTGCCGTTCTTCTCTATTTCTGCACTCAGTGTTATTTCCTTTATATTGATCTTTTTCTTTGTGAAAGTTCCAAAAGAAAAAGATGAACCTGTAAAGTTTAAGGCATTTATTAAGAACACTAAAAAAGTATTTGCATCAGAAGGTAAATGGTTATACACCGTATTTCTAAATGGTGTTCTGGTCATGCTAGTATTATTCAGTATGTTGTTTTTTTTATCGGAAAACCTGGAGAAAACACATGATATTGAAGGAATTAAGAAAGGGTTTGTTTTGGCCATTCCGTTATTATTCCTTTGCATTGCTTCCTTTTTATCAGGTCGAAAAATTAAAGGGGAAATGAAAACTATAAAAAGGGTCATGGTCATTTGCTTAATCGCCATGTCTGCGAGTGTCATTTTTGTCGGATTTGTAAGCAAGAAATTGATTCTCTTATTGATCATGACTAGTATAGTGGGAATAGCCATTGGCGCATTATTGCCTGCACTCGATGCAATTATTACGGAAAATATTGAAAAAGAGTTGCGAGGCACGGTTTCCTCATTCTACAGTTCAGCTAGATTTATCGGTGTAGCTGCTGGTCCTCCATTGATGTCCATTGCGATGAAAGATTTTCTGAACGGAAGTTATATCATTGCCACTGTGCTGGGAGTAATTTTAACTTTTATGGTGTTTAAGTTCATTAATGTCAAAGAAATCGAAGAATCCAATCAAAAAGATTGACAAAAGACCTGACAGTAAAAAAACTGTCAGGTCCTTTGTCATTTACAGATATGTACGGAATGAAGAGTTTATTCAGATTTTAAACTATAAAGAATGAGAAAAATTCCCGCGAAAAGACAAATCATTCTTACTAAAGATACTTTTTCCGTGAGGCCGTGCAATGCGATTCCTGTTGTCACAATTAATATAAATGGGCCTACTAATGCAAGTAAAGAGTTAATATAAAACGCTTTTTCCAAGTCATTGAATTTAAACATGAGTGCAGCAGCCGTTATTTCTATACTTCCTGAAATAAATCGTAATAGAATAATCAAAAGCAGCGCCCTTTCTATCATGCAAACCACTTCCTCTAATTGTATTTATACTCACTATATGCAGCACGTCCATAAGTTATTTAGCCTCTGCTTATAGACACTAGTTGCGTGTGAAAATCTATGGTTGATTAGAATAATTAAGGTGTATCTCCATCGTGAACACATACATAAAAACAGCAGTGACACATAGTATGAATAGGTAAGAAGTTTGCAGACTACTGAAAATAGAAGTCGCTTCCTATTGCCGTGTGAAGAGACTATCTATTGACAGAGATCTTGATGAATAGGGAGGGAATATGTTGAAGAGTTTACAGGAAAAAATGACATTTGAATTGCGATTTTGGACGCAGATATTGGGTGATCATGCACGCTTCATTCACGATTCTCTAGCTCCGGATGAAGTGAAAAATATTGAGACAGCAAGTTATTATATACAGTTGTATGACGGCCTTCTTGCTAAGGCAAAGGGAGAACTCGATACACAATCTCTACAGACAGTAGCGCAAGAAACTTTAAAAGCGAGTGAAGACATCCGCAAGTTTAAATTATCATTGATAGAAAAGCATTTAGTCGGCAACATCAAAATTTCTCTGCCGCCTTCATTTATTAATCACATGGTGAATGAAGTAGAAGAAGCTATACGCTTATTTAGGTGCTTTGCAAAAGGAGAGAAACCCCCGACTGTACATCCCCTTCACCATGACTTGCTTTGGTTACTAGATGCGGCGGGGCATGCAGGTGCTCTGGATGCAAATTTAGACCGTGTGGAAACCAAGCTCAAAAAGAAAAGTGAAAAATTCATGAAAGATTGGGAAGCGTTTTACCTAAAAGCAATTGAGATGGCTGGCTTTTTACGTACGAATATTATGCAGTTCCCAGCGTTAACGAAGTTTCATCAAGATATTAACTTGGAAATGACGATTTTCAAAGCATTTTTAAAAGAGTTGGAAGAGATGGGTTTGGAGAAAGAAACGCTAGGCACCCTTACCCCCTTAATGGCAGATCACATTGAGACACGGTACCAGGTCCCCATACAATTTCCACACAATTTAAGTAGTAGAAGAAAGAAAAGAGTGTCAACTCCAAAAAACGTTGGAGTTGACACTCTTTTTGACACAGTGCCAGGTCCCCACACAATTCCCATACAATTACGATTATAGAGTATCAGTGGGTGAGGTTTGAAAGTAGAATGGGAGAGTCGAGAGAACAGCAAGTGAATACTACCATGGCTGATTATTTTGAAGAGGTGGAAGAGATTTCAACATCCTTTTTAGGCGTTGTTTTTTTCCTTCTTTTCATAGCTTTTAGCAAATAACCGCCTTTAAACTTTCTAGGTTCATAGGTGATAATAAATGCGTTTGGCTGATATTCACCAATCATTTCATATAATCCTTCCTCTTGATTTCGCTTCGTCAGAATTTCGAGCTTATACCTGATACTGTCTCGTCCGGTACCTTCAAATACAGTTACACCATAACCTTCTTCCCGGAGTTTATCGATGAGGGGTTGGTTCAATGCAGGGATATTTACTTGAATGCATGTGTAGCCAATTGCCAGTTTTTCTTCTACCATGATCCCGATATAGATGCCGATACTGAACCCGATCGCGTAGACCAGCATGCTCCAGAAACTTTGTTCTCCGTCAAACACTAGTGACAAACCAAAGATATAGATCAATGATTCCGCAGCACCAAGGAGTGTCGCTTGCGTTCTGAGCTGCTTAACGATGAAGATTGTGCGCAGGGTAAAGCAGGGAACGTACAGCAACTGCAAAAGCAAAATCATAAGGATGTTATTCATTACATATCTCCCTTCAGACATTAAGAGGAACTACTTTCATTGTATTCCGCTCATCTTACATATAGCTCAAACAGTCAGAGGAGAAGGATCAATATTTTAAGAACAGTATGCCGGGTTCCCACACGGTTCAGAAAATAGTTGGATAATGTGACAGATACAGGATTAAAGATTTCCTTGATTGAGAAGTCAGTCTAAGAACTTGATCCTTAACAAACTAACTGTTAACAAATAGTTCTGTTCGTTCGAGATGTTACACATGGCTTCAAAGAAATCCATTTATATCTAATGGATATTTTGTATCTGAAATCAATCAAAGAAGTTTAGCTCGCTCCGCTTCCTACTGTAGTTCTTGCCTCCATAATATATTATCGAGTAACACCCTTGACTTAAAATTCATGTAGTCTACTTTTGTATACAAAGGAGCTGTAGAGGAATGCTCATTAATCAAAGATTATCTTTTTGGTATGAAGAGTGGCACAATGTTATGTTGATTCGGTCTATGGAGTGAGGTTGTATAGTAGGGGATGTTTATAGAGGAAAAGTCTTCCGGTGAATTGATTTGGAAGACTTTTTTGAGTTGGGCAGGGATCAAGCATTTCAAATTAAAAAAATGAATATATATATCATTGAAAGAAAATTTGGAACTGTTTATACTTACACCTATAATCCATCTATATTAGGAAAACATAACTTTACTAAAAGAAAGGAAGATT
This window of the Sporosarcina ureae genome carries:
- a CDS encoding DUF2935 domain-containing protein, producing MLKSLQEKMTFELRFWTQILGDHARFIHDSLAPDEVKNIETASYYIQLYDGLLAKAKGELDTQSLQTVAQETLKASEDIRKFKLSLIEKHLVGNIKISLPPSFINHMVNEVEEAIRLFRCFAKGEKPPTVHPLHHDLLWLLDAAGHAGALDANLDRVETKLKKKSEKFMKDWEAFYLKAIEMAGFLRTNIMQFPALTKFHQDINLEMTIFKAFLKELEEMGLEKETLGTLTPLMADHIETRYQVPIQFPHNLSSRRKKRVSTPKNVGVDTLFDTVPGPHTIPIQLRL
- a CDS encoding MFS transporter; the encoded protein is MDKSADKVSVWCIVSLASIPLIMTLGNSMLIPVLPLLEDKVGITSFQSSMIITSYSVAAIFLIPVAGYLSDRFGRKMVILPSLVFALIGGLIAGFASWKMDDPYMMIIIGRVLQGIGAAGAMPIVLPLVGDLYKDDGEKSSKCLGIIETSNTFGKVLAPILGSAFAAILWFLPFFSISALSVISFILIFFFVKVPKEKDEPVKFKAFIKNTKKVFASEGKWLYTVFLNGVLVMLVLFSMLFFLSENLEKTHDIEGIKKGFVLAIPLLFLCIASFLSGRKIKGEMKTIKRVMVICLIAMSASVIFVGFVSKKLILLLIMTSIVGIAIGALLPALDAIITENIEKELRGTVSSFYSSARFIGVAAGPPLMSIAMKDFLNGSYIIATVLGVILTFMVFKFINVKEIEESNQKD
- a CDS encoding DUF2179 domain-containing protein; amino-acid sequence: MNNILMILLLQLLYVPCFTLRTIFIVKQLRTQATLLGAAESLIYIFGLSLVFDGEQSFWSMLVYAIGFSIGIYIGIMVEEKLAIGYTCIQVNIPALNQPLIDKLREEGYGVTVFEGTGRDSIRYKLEILTKRNQEEGLYEMIGEYQPNAFIITYEPRKFKGGYLLKAMKRRKKTTPKKDVEISSTSSK
- a CDS encoding YqhV family protein; its protein translation is MIERALLLIILLRFISGSIEITAAALMFKFNDLEKAFYINSLLALVGPFILIVTTGIALHGLTEKVSLVRMICLFAGIFLILYSLKSE